The DNA window TTGCAGCAGCTTGGCCAGGTGCACCCGGTTGCGCTCACCACCGGACAGGGTGCCGATGATCTTTTGCTGATCGGCGCCGCGGAAGTTGAAGCGGCCCACGTAGGCACGGCTTGGGATCTCCAGGTTGTTGATACGCATGATGTCCTGGCCGCCGGAGATTTCCTGCCACACGGTATTCTTGTCGTTCATTGAGTCGCGGAACTGCTCAACCGACGCCAGCTGTACAGTGTCACCCAGATCTATGCTGCCGCTGTCGGGCTGCTCTGTGCCGGTCAGCATGCGGAACAGGGTCGATTTACCGGCACCGTTGGCACCGATAATGCCGACTATGGCGCCCTTGGGCACAGAGAAGGACAGGTTGTCGATAAGTACCCTGTCGCCATAGCTCTTGGTCAGGTTGTTCACCTCAATAACCTTGTCACCCAAACGAGGCCCGGGCGGAATAAACAGCTCGTTGGTCTCGTTGCGGCGTTGGTAATCCGAGCTGTTCAGCTCTTCGAAGCGGTTCATACGGGCCTTGCCCTTTGACTGACGGCCCTTGGCACCCTGACGCACCCATTCCAATTCCTTGGCAATGGTCTTTTGACGGGCGCTTTCGGTGGCGGCCTCCTGCTTCAGACGGGCATCTTTCTGTTCCAGCCAGCTGGAGTAGTTACCCTGCCAGGGAATACCCTCACCGCGGTCCAGTTCCAGGATCCAGCCGGCGGCATTGTCGAGGAAGTAACGGTCGTGGGTAATGGCTACCACAGTACCGGCATATTCCTGCAGGAAGTGCTCCAGCCAGGCCACGGATTCGGCATCCAGGTGGTTGGTGGGTTCGTCGAGCAGCAGCATCTCCGGCTTTTCCAGCAGCAGGCGGCACAGGGCCACCCGGCGGCGTTCACCACCTGACAGCACCTCGATTTTCTCGTCCCAATCCGGCAGACGCAGGGCGTCGGCGGCGCGCTCGAGGATATGGTCCAGGTTGTGGGCATCCTGGGACTGGATGATGGCTTCCAGCTCCCCTTGCTCCCGTGCCAGGGCATCGAAGTCGGCATCGGGATCGGCGTAGGCGGCGTACACTTCGTCCAGACGTTTGAGGGCATTCTTGGCCTCGTGTACCGCTTCTTCTATGGCTTCACGCACCGTCTGGTTCGGGTTCAGTTTTGGTTCCTGGGGCAGGTAACCAATTTTCAGACCCGGCATGGGGCGGGCTTCACCCTCAATTTCCGTGTCCAGGCCGGCCATGATGCGCAGCAAAGTGGACTTACCCGAGCCGTTCAGACCCAAAACACCAATCTTGGCGCCGGGGAAGAAACTCAATGAAATGTCTTTAAGAATTTGCTTCTTGGGCGGCACTATCTTGCCGACCCTGAGCATGCTGTAAACGAACTGAGCCATGAAAGATTCTCTGATCCAAAAAAATTGTCGGCAGTTTACCAATTTGCCTCTGTTACTGCCAGATGGCTGCCGGGGAATAGCTTCACTGCGGAACTGTTTTCATCATGAAACACAGTCATTGGCTGTGAGACGGATTTTCATCATCATGCGGCTGGGCTTGAAGCCGTTTGCAGAGTAGAATACCGCGCAACCCTACCTATAAGATTTGCCAGCTGGAGTGACCAATGCTGAACAAAACCATGAATATTGCCGACTATGATCCCGAGCTGTTCCAGGCGATCCAGGACGAAACCCTGCGTCAGGAAGAGCACATTGAGCTTATCGCCTCCGAGAACTACACCTCTCCCCGCGTGATGCAGGCTCAGGGTTCACAGCTGACCAACAAGTACGCAGAAGGTTATCCCGGCAAGCGTTACTACGGTGGTTGTGAGTATGTCGACGTAGTGGAAACCCTGGCCATTGAGCGTGCCAAGGAACTGTTCGGTGCCACTTTCGCCAACGTGCAGCCTCACTCCGGCTCCCAGGCCAACATGGCCGTATACATGACTCTGCTGCAACCCGGTGACACAGTACTGGGTATGAACCTGGCCCACGGTGGCCACCTGACCCACGGTTCACCGGTGAACTTTTCAGGCAAGCTGTACAACATCATTCCTTACGGCATCGATGAAGCCGGCAAGATTGACTACGTTGAGCTGGAGCGCCTGGCACTGGAGCACAAGCCCAAGATGATCATCGGTGGCTTCTCCGCATACTCGGGCATAGTTGACTGGGCCAAGCTGCGTGAAATCGCCGACAAGATTGGCGCCTACCTGTTTGTTGACATGGCCCACGTGGCCGGTCTGATT is part of the Shewanella cyperi genome and encodes:
- the ettA gene encoding energy-dependent translational throttle protein EttA; its protein translation is MAQFVYSMLRVGKIVPPKKQILKDISLSFFPGAKIGVLGLNGSGKSTLLRIMAGLDTEIEGEARPMPGLKIGYLPQEPKLNPNQTVREAIEEAVHEAKNALKRLDEVYAAYADPDADFDALAREQGELEAIIQSQDAHNLDHILERAADALRLPDWDEKIEVLSGGERRRVALCRLLLEKPEMLLLDEPTNHLDAESVAWLEHFLQEYAGTVVAITHDRYFLDNAAGWILELDRGEGIPWQGNYSSWLEQKDARLKQEAATESARQKTIAKELEWVRQGAKGRQSKGKARMNRFEELNSSDYQRRNETNELFIPPGPRLGDKVIEVNNLTKSYGDRVLIDNLSFSVPKGAIVGIIGANGAGKSTLFRMLTGTEQPDSGSIDLGDTVQLASVEQFRDSMNDKNTVWQEISGGQDIMRINNLEIPSRAYVGRFNFRGADQQKIIGTLSGGERNRVHLAKLLQAGGNVLLLDEPTNDLDVETLRALEEALLEFPGCAMVISHDRWFLDRICTHILDYRDEGQVNFYEGNYTEYSAWLKNTYGADVVEPHRLKYKRMTK